Genomic window (Pseudanabaena yagii GIHE-NHR1):
TGCCATGACTGGTGATGGTAAGAGCTTAGCGGCTTATTTATCCGCTATGACTGGTAAAAATTACACACTTGCAATGTATCCAACTAATGAGCTTGCGAGAGATCAAGAAAAGCAGGTTCAGTCCTATAAAACTAAGTTTAATCCTAGATATGATCCACAGATTTATCGATTAAATGCGACTACTTTGGAAGATTTTATTGAGACAAATAATTTACCTTCTAAACAGTCAGGTTTGCTAAATCGGGTTGATAACTCAGAGATTTTGCTAACAAATCCAGATATTTTTCATTACATCCATGACTTTCGTTATTTAAGGCGGAATGCCCAAGGGAAAGGGGATAATCCAGATAAAGTATTCAAAAGAATTGACGACAACTACAAACTTTTTGTATTTGATGAATTTCACATTTTCTCATCACCTCAAATTGCAAGTATCTTAAATTCAATACTTTTAATGCAACATACAGGAGGAAAACGTAAGTTTTTATTTCTCTCTGCTACGCCTAGCGAAATGCTACAGGAGTTTCTGACTAAATCAGGAATGAAATATGTTTGGATAAATCCCTTGAGTCATGGGGCTTATTGTTATGATAGTCCAAATAATTCAGGGCTATGGAGACAGATTAACCAGTCTATTAATCTCACTTTCCCGTGTAACTTAGAGCCAAGCTTACGATCAAGCTATGAATGGATTTTGGAAAATGCAGAAAGTATAATATTGCAGTTTTTTCTGGATCATCCTCAAAGTAAAGGGGCAATCATCCTTAATTCGATCGCCGCAGTTAAGAAGCTAACTGTTGCTTTAAAACCACTGTTTAAGAGGCATGGGCTAGAAGTTAGAGAAAATACGGGTCTAACAGGAGAATCCGAAAAAGCTTCATCGGTTGAAGAAGCCGATCTCTTGATTGGTACATCGACTATCGATGTGGGTGTCGATTTCAAGATCAATTTTCTAATTTTTGAAGCGGCGGATGGTGGGAATTTTGTACAGCGATTAGGACGATTGGGAAGACATGAGGGATTCTCAGCATATCAAGCTTATGCGCTGTTACCACATTTCATTCTTTCACGGTTGTTTGAGTTAGAGTCTAAGCCTTTAACTGATGGTGAAACCTATGAACGTCCAACTTTTAATGATGCAATTCGTCAAGCCTATCCGTTTATCAATGAATTTACAGAATATCCAAAACGCTGGGGTGGGATTCAATCTGCTTTTGTTTTTTCTGAATTAAAAAGAATGTCACAAACTTATCCTGAAGCTGCTGATGGGTTTGGCAAAGACATCCAAAATGCTCTAGGAATTAAGCTTAAACAGCAATATGGGCATATTGGCGAACTAAAAAATGATGGCAGATCCAAAGTTATTGATGAGGCTCGGAGCTTTCGAGGTAGCAGTCAATTAGATTGTGCTATTTACGATCTAACCAATCCTAATGAGCCAGATTGCGATCGCTTTAAAACCTATAACTTACAGGGCATCCTGAGTAATTTTACTTTTGAATGGATGGAAGAGGATGAATTTATTCAAAGAGCAAAAATGGCAAATGCGATGAGAAGTAGATTTAAGGATGTGCTTTGTTATCTCAAATTAACTGGTTATCGAGATGTGCGTGAAGATTGGAAATTTTATATAAATGAAGATATAGGCGATATCGCAAGATTAGCAAAAGTTCAAGTTTTGAAAGGATTGGAAATTTTACATCCAGAGGTAGACGGGATCAATCAAATTTGCCGATCGCTGAGAGGTCGAGGCTTAGTTTGCTATATCTCTGATTATGATCGCGCTACACTACGGGCAAAGCTAGGCTTACCAATTCATTTTCAGGCTTATGGTTTAGCAGACAAGTATAGTTTTAGCGATCGAGGCTCACCACCTTACACGATTGCATTTGGCAAATCTTCACTTATTTTAGAA
Coding sequences:
- the cas3 gene encoding type I-D CRISPR-associated helicase Cas3', which translates into the protein AMTGDGKSLAAYLSAMTGKNYTLAMYPTNELARDQEKQVQSYKTKFNPRYDPQIYRLNATTLEDFIETNNLPSKQSGLLNRVDNSEILLTNPDIFHYIHDFRYLRRNAQGKGDNPDKVFKRIDDNYKLFVFDEFHIFSSPQIASILNSILLMQHTGGKRKFLFLSATPSEMLQEFLTKSGMKYVWINPLSHGAYCYDSPNNSGLWRQINQSINLTFPCNLEPSLRSSYEWILENAESIILQFFLDHPQSKGAIILNSIAAVKKLTVALKPLFKRHGLEVRENTGLTGESEKASSVEEADLLIGTSTIDVGVDFKINFLIFEAADGGNFVQRLGRLGRHEGFSAYQAYALLPHFILSRLFELESKPLTDGETYERPTFNDAIRQAYPFINEFTEYPKRWGGIQSAFVFSELKRMSQTYPEAADGFGKDIQNALGIKLKQQYGHIGELKNDGRSKVIDEARSFRGSSQLDCAIYDLTNPNEPDCDRFKTYNLQGILSNFTFEWMEEDEFIQRAKMANAMRSRFKDVLCYLKLTGYRDVREDWKFYINEDIGDIARLAKVQVLKGLEILHPEVDGINQICRSLRGRGLVCYISDYDRATLRAKLGLPIHFQAYGLADKYSFSDRGSPPYTIAFGKSSLILETLVRFWKSKEDLGWIF